In Candidatus Moraniibacteriota bacterium, the genomic window TCATCAAGGAGGATGTGAGGGTGTAGCTTAATTAAAAGAAATTCAAAAACACCCCAGGAGGGGTGTTTTTTTTGGGGTTAAAAACTAGCCTCTAAATTCCATATATTAGCTTTGGTTATTTTTGCTTTCACGATTTTTCCAACCAAATTTTTTATTTTAGATTTTATTTTAACGTTTTTCATTGTTCTTGTTTTACCAAAGTAAATATTATTAATTTGTTTTTCTATAAGGATATCTATTTTTCTTCCGACATACTTTTTGTTATTTTCTGTAGCAGTTTTTTTCAATATCTCATTAAGAATTTTTTCACGTCTGACTTTTTCTTTTTTCGAGACATTATCCTTTATTTTCCAGGCAACAGTTTCAGGGCGGGGAGAGAATTGTCCAAAAAATACCATGTCAAATTTAGCTTTCTGCGCAACTTCCGCTGAATCCATAAATTGTTTTTTTGTTTCGCCAGGGAAGCCTACTATAATATCGGAAGATATGGAATATAAAGAATCAGGTTTATATTTTTTAAAAGCTAAACGTATTTTTTTGATAAGTCCAAGGTAGTGTTTTTGTGTGTATCTGCGGTTCATTCTTTCCAGAATTTTATCATTGCCGGATTGAATTGGTAGGTGCACCCATTCGCAGACTTTCTTGCATTTAGCAATCGTTTCAATAAGTTCATTGCTGAAATCTTTGGGGTGTGAAGAGACGAATGAAATCCAAAAATTTCCCGGAATGGTATTTATTTTTTTCAATAACTTTGAAAAATTTATACCATCATCTTTGTATGAGTTCACATTTTGTCCCAATAAGATAATATGCTTGTAGCCTTTTTTAATCAGCGCCTGTACTTCTTTTTCTATTTCTTTTGCTGGTCTGGATATTTCTCGTCCGCGGGCATAGGGAACAACGCAATAGGAACAGAATTTGTTGCAACCGGTCATGATAGGAACATAGGCTTGAAATTTATTTGTATGTTTTGGTTTTATGCACAAATAATTCATTTGTTTCTTGGAAAAGTTTTTCGGAAAATCTTTAATTTCTGTAAATAAATCAACTACCTTTTTCATTCTTATCTGCACATCTTTTCTGTTGGCAAG contains:
- the miaB gene encoding tRNA (N6-isopentenyl adenosine(37)-C2)-methylthiotransferase MiaB translates to MPKYHIKTFGCAMNVSDSERIASFLEKQGFILAKKTELADLVVFNTCGIRQTAENRAYGMIHDLRKKHKDTKIILTGCLANRKDVQIRMKKVVDLFTEIKDFPKNFSKKQMNYLCIKPKHTNKFQAYVPIMTGCNKFCSYCVVPYARGREISRPAKEIEKEVQALIKKGYKHIILLGQNVNSYKDDGINFSKLLKKINTIPGNFWISFVSSHPKDFSNELIETIAKCKKVCEWVHLPIQSGNDKILERMNRRYTQKHYLGLIKKIRLAFKKYKPDSLYSISSDIIVGFPGETKKQFMDSAEVAQKAKFDMVFFGQFSPRPETVAWKIKDNVSKKEKVRREKILNEILKKTATENNKKYVGRKIDILIEKQINNIYFGKTRTMKNVKIKSKIKNLVGKIVKAKITKANIWNLEASF